ATGCGcgatacatatataaataaaaagtACATTCTTTGAACTGAAATCACCTGCTTACATTTCCTGTTGATTCTTGCATGTGACAACTATTTTGGGCTGTCCACATTGCTCCCACTGTCTCAAAAGGGACCGCTGACTGCAACAAGAACAAACTTCTATTCTGTCACCAAATGTGCAATTTGGAAATAGTAGAATTAAATCACTCATTAGTATATAGGACATCTGGGCAGTTCCTTTATACATCATTATAACAAGCAAAACATCTCAATAGATGGGTTTTCTCTTGAGTGTTGAAAAAAGGACAGTTGAAAAGAATGCTTTAAAGGCTTTTAAGCAACACATGGGAGCAAGAGGAAAAGGAACTCATTTTTTCTCACATATGACCAAGTATAAAGCCTTTAATTTCActaaatattttccaagttaGTGTAAAGCAGCTATTCTCACGACTTAAATCTTTGTAATTGCACTAGTCTAGCACCAGGAAACCGACTCCTTAAACAATACACAAGTAATCTTAATATTTCCAACAGAAGATAAAAGTGGCGTTCGTTTGCAAGGAATCAATTTCTGGAAGCATAAAGGTACAATATGGATAAACCTGCCTCAGTGACGAAAAATTGAAAACTCTGAAGCCCAAAGAATTTCTGCATGATTAAATCTATCCCACAAACATAGTTTTTAAGTTCCTCTGCAAGCAATCATGTACAACATTACCCATGTGGGCATCTGTTTGTGCTATTTGCAACAAAGCTACTCTTGATCAACCAGAAAGGAAGAGAAGGGGGAATTTTAACAATCATAATAAGCATAAGTTTCAGCACTTGAATAGTGAAACTCGTTCATGGTTAGCAATTATATACCTTAGCATGAGTTCTGCATACATACCAGTGGCAGCATCTGGAGAgacgtcaaaaaaaaaaaaaagtcaaataaaataaaaacaaaccaATGACACTGGATTCAGAGATATATTGAATGGAAGGAAAAACTACTGTTAATTGAAGCATAGATATCTTACGGGCACATTGAGATGCAATCTTTCCAGCTGCCATTTTCAAGTCTTGCCTAACTACCAAAACCTGCCAGTGGCATTTCCCCAACTTGGAACTCATACATTTTTTAACAATCACAGAAAATAGCAATTACCAATATAATTAAACAGAAACTAGCgtctcttttttcttctttcctccaACCATGCTTGTGAGATCATATCAGAAGATAAAGAAAGCTCTAATTAAGAGACAGTCCTGTGAGAGAAGGTTCATACAAAAGGTCACATACAGAACAGCAGTCCTATCATGAGAGAATAAACACCCCGAGTGGTGCAGTGCAAATGAGAACTCAGAATTTGTCCACTTTGATGATTCCAACAAGAAATCAACAAAACCAGAAACCTTTATGAATCAAATAACTACAAGGAAAAAAATCTAAGGACCTAAACTTTTTCAATTAGAAGAAGCAAAGGATAACATACTTTATTCTTGCTGTttgttaataatttatattttgaaataGGGATTTGTTCATGATGATCATCATTGTTTCAGAGAGCTAATATTCTAATAACCATTGAACTTCAAATAATTTCACCACCAAGACTTCAACAAATCCGTTATCCAGCAAACAACTCTATCATAAACAGACTCATCATAGCAGTATATCTAACATTGCTTGAACATTCACAGGATAATCGATTAAAAGAAcataagaaatcatgaaatatgagAAGCAAAGAACTGACAGCAGCAGACCATTTTAAGTTGTTCATCATTATTAGTTGAGACCAGAGTCTGATTTTGTTGGCGCTTTTCCGCTATGGAATTGGTGGGCTTCTTCTGATTTCTGATGGGCTTGGATAAATCCAACAGCAATCCAAAAATGAAACCAATGACGAGACCTGGAATGAAGTTTTCGGGCCTGAAGCTCACTGCTAACCATTCTCTTTCACGTTTCTGCTGCTGTCAATACGGAAGTCAATTATGTGAGTGTGTAACAGAAGAGATAGAGAGAAACCGGAAGTATCAAACAATCCACTTGAATTCTTTTGAATAAGGTCAGAAATGGATATGTTTGATTGCGGAGAAAATATAGGGAACGGTACTAAAGcaattgaaaaatattaggaGGTCTTATCATTTGAAGTCGGAGAAATTAAAACCCTTCACTCCACTCATTTCCCCACAATGCAAGCTCTCAGATTGATTGTGATGAATATTTTGTTTATCTGAAAACCTACCAACGCAAAACATGAAATTCGAATTCCccctttccttttttttcatGTACTTTCTCAGCTGCCAAACGGACGGAAAGCCAACGCAACAGGGGTGAAAAAAATTGCACGTTCAACTGCCCGGGAAGACGCAGGAATGACTGAATGAAACAAAAAGAAATCTTCGTGTGGAGATAGGGAATTACCTTCTTGGGTGGTCGAGGGTTTTGAAACGATCGGAACATGGGCCTTGCCGTTGATAACCCTGGGATAGTAACTAGCAGAACAAAGAGTCTATTTATGGTCTTTTCatgtcattatttatttatttatttcctaaATTTTTAACTGGCATGCTAGTTCGTTAGAAAAAGAGagttttttcttgttttattattaatttaaaataaaatattaaataatattatgttTGGAAAAAATTTACCCAATCTAATGGTTACGTAATCTCACAGCACCAAGtttaatgcttacgtaatctcgtaGTTTGGTACTGCGAGATTTAAACGTGTAGCATTTCTTGTGGTGACGCGTGGCAAAGTGGGCGAAGCAAATCTCATAAGACCAAATTTCGAGATTTTCTTTAAGAATGACCTGTGAGCTGACGTGTGGCAAATCTTATAACTTGATCCTGCAAGATTTGCTTAACCCTTTTGGTCCCGTGAGATATaccatatatattttaaattaaaaatgcaTTATACACAATTAAAAAAACAAAGTATTCTAATTCGAAGTTAATAACTCAAAatgtattttaatttataatttcaaaaaatatataaatatttttccaTCTAATTGAATGAATTGTTTATCTAGTTTAATGTCTAAACATATAGAACTAAGCAAAAATCATATGCATGaaattttttagtttctttttctttaataattatcatgttttaggttttttttttttctttacttataATGCTTCTTAAAACAATATGAACGGATTAAATGCTATTTATTGCAATagtcaaatttaaaaattttattttttatgacaATGCACATATATATTGTAGACACCAAATTTTATTCGGAAATCTAAGGTCTTAGGTTAGTCATGTTCTCTCCCTCACTTTTTGTGTATATTTCATATCTCACTTCGGCATACATATTTTACACGTGAAAGTGTAAAAATATCTTATAAACAAGGGTTTATAAAAGTCTATTTATACAGATAACGTCAAACTGTAAGTACATTTGAATTGCATCACAATGTAAGAATTGATAATTTAAGATAAATATAAGTAGGCATCATAGAACATATGATggtgctaatatatatatatttttttgtataaatTTCAACATGAAACAAACAAGAAACAACTTTTTAAATTCCATAATGAAAACATAGTGCTTA
This genomic stretch from Malania oleifera isolate guangnan ecotype guangnan chromosome 3, ASM2987363v1, whole genome shotgun sequence harbors:
- the LOC131150599 gene encoding uncharacterized protein LOC131150599 isoform X2, producing MFRSFQNPRPPKKQKREREWLAVSFRPENFIPGLVIGFIFGLLLDLSKPIRNQKKPTNSIAEKRQQNQTLVSTNNDEQLKMVLVVRQDLKMAAGKIASQCAHAATGMYAELMLSQRSLLRQWEQCGQPKIVVTCKNQQEMNKLKEAAESIGLPTFVVSDAGRTQVLAGSKTVLAVGPGRKASVDSVTGKLRLL
- the LOC131150599 gene encoding uncharacterized protein LOC131150599 isoform X1, with translation MFRSFQNPRPPKKQQKREREWLAVSFRPENFIPGLVIGFIFGLLLDLSKPIRNQKKPTNSIAEKRQQNQTLVSTNNDEQLKMVLVVRQDLKMAAGKIASQCAHAATGMYAELMLSQRSLLRQWEQCGQPKIVVTCKNQQEMNKLKEAAESIGLPTFVVSDAGRTQVLAGSKTVLAVGPGRKASVDSVTGKLRLL